The segment ATGGGACTTGAAATAATTGGTGATTTCCATTCTCATACTGGATTGAAAAACCTTCCGGCCGAAGCTGTTCCATCACCTGACGACCTTGATACCATGGAAAGGGGGAAGGTTTATATAATTATTTCAGTCAATGAATCTCCGTTCAAGTCCCAAGCCTTTTCAAAGTGGAGTTACCTTAATGAAGGTACGGGTATAAAAGGGACGGTGTGGGGTTTAAACATTGAAGTTAAGGCCTACGAATTAGTGAGCGAAACGAAATTTCATGAACTCAAATTAATTTGCCCTGTTGCGGCAGGAGTTTAGTATCTTCAAATTAACTTTTCCGCAAGAAGGTTTTCAGCGGACAGAATATCCTCATACATGAACCTATCTTTGTCTAAAAAAGGAACATGCCCCCGCAACTTTTTAATTAGCTTTTTGGAAGTAGTAGAAGCCCCTTCTATCCCGAGAATTTCAATAGCCTGTGCACCCATCATGTATTCAATTGCCAATATTTTCCGGGTATTCGAGTAGATTTCCTTTAGTTTTAAAGCTGAATTCATTGCCATTGAGACAAAATCCTCCTGATTTCCTGAGGTCGGAATAGAATCCAAGGTAGCAGGGTGTCCAAGTATTTTGTTCATTGATACGAGACTTGCTTGAGTTACCTGATGCATCATAAATCCAGAGAACAATCCGCTTTCTTTAATGAGAAAGGCAGGTAATCCACTTAACTCCGGAGTTATGAGACGGAAACTTCTTCTTTCAGAAATATTTCCAAGTATGGAGAGACCGATGCTGAGAAAGTCTGCAACTATACCAGGATGCTGTCCATGGAAATTG is part of the bacterium genome and harbors:
- a CDS encoding Mov34/MPN/PAD-1 family protein, yielding MKRVVIEPPAFLSMIVSAVETYKLENYGLLLGYKLNYGYVIEHAIPIVSAKRSPFSVELNRKRERRVIEIIKNLQMGLEIIGDFHSHTGLKNLPAEAVPSPDDLDTMERGKVYIIISVNESPFKSQAFSKWSYLNEGTGIKGTVWGLNIEVKAYELVSETKFHELKLICPVAAGV